A single region of the Pseudomonas sp. GGS8 genome encodes:
- the iscU gene encoding Fe-S cluster assembly scaffold IscU translates to MAYSEKVIDHYENPRNVGKMDAEDPDVGTGMVGAPACGDVMRLQIKVNEQGIIEDAKFKTYGCGSAIASSSLATEWMKGKTLDEAETIKNTQLAEELALPPVKIHCSVLAEDAIKAAVRDYKQKKGLI, encoded by the coding sequence ATGGCTTACAGCGAAAAGGTCATCGACCACTACGAGAACCCGCGCAACGTCGGCAAGATGGACGCGGAAGATCCTGATGTCGGCACCGGCATGGTCGGCGCACCGGCGTGCGGTGACGTGATGCGTCTGCAGATCAAGGTCAACGAGCAAGGCATCATCGAAGACGCCAAGTTCAAGACTTACGGTTGCGGTTCGGCGATCGCCTCCAGCTCCCTGGCGACCGAGTGGATGAAAGGCAAGACTCTGGATGAAGCAGAGACCATCAAGAACACTCAGCTGGCCGAAGAGCTGGCCCTGCCGCCAGTGAAAATTCACTGCTCCGTACTCGCTGAAGACGCTATCAAAGCGGCCGTTCGCGACTACAAGCAGAAGAAAGGCTTGATCTGA
- the hscA gene encoding Fe-S protein assembly chaperone HscA, translating to MALLQIAEPGQSPQPHQRRLAVGIDLGTTNSLVAALRSGLSEPLADAQGRVILPSAVRYHADRVEVGESAKLAAATDPLNTVLSVKRLMGRGLSDVKQLGDQLPYRFVDGESHMPFIDTVQGPKSPVEVSADILKVLRQRAEATLGGELVGAVITVPAYFDDAQRQATKDAAKLAGLNVLRLLNEPTAAAVAYGLDQQAEGLVAIYDLGGGTFDISILRLTGGVFEVLATGGDSALGGDDFDHAIAGWIIESAGLSADLDPGVQRNLLQTACAAKEALTNSSSVEVAYGDWKAGLTREAFNALIEPMVARSLKACRRAVRDSGIELEDVHAVVMVGGSTRVPRVREAVAQAFGREPLTEIDPDQVVAIGAAIQADTLAGNKRDGGELLLLDVIPLSLGLETMGGLMEKVIPRNTTIPVARAQDFTTYKDGQSAMAIHVLQGERELISDCRSLARFELRGIPAMVAGAAKIRVTFQVDADGLLSVSARELGSGVEASIQVKPSYGLTDGEIAKMLKDSFQHANDDKVARVLREQQVDAQRLIEAVQGALDVDGERLLDAEERMVIEMQMQELTELMKGTDGYAIEQQTKRLSQVTDAFAARRLDSTVKAALAGRNLNEIEDN from the coding sequence ATGGCCCTACTGCAGATCGCCGAACCCGGCCAAAGTCCTCAACCGCACCAGCGTCGTCTGGCTGTGGGGATCGACTTGGGCACTACCAATTCGCTGGTCGCTGCATTGCGCAGTGGTCTTTCCGAGCCTCTGGCTGATGCGCAAGGGCGGGTTATCCTGCCGTCTGCCGTGCGCTATCACGCCGATCGCGTCGAAGTCGGCGAATCGGCCAAACTGGCTGCCGCCACCGATCCTTTGAACACCGTGTTGTCGGTCAAGCGCTTGATGGGTCGTGGTCTGTCCGACGTCAAGCAGTTGGGCGATCAGCTGCCGTACCGCTTTGTCGATGGCGAGTCGCACATGCCGTTCATCGATACGGTGCAAGGCCCGAAAAGCCCGGTCGAAGTTTCCGCCGATATCCTCAAGGTGCTGCGTCAACGCGCTGAAGCGACCCTGGGTGGCGAATTGGTCGGCGCGGTGATCACCGTTCCGGCCTATTTCGATGATGCCCAGCGTCAAGCCACCAAGGATGCGGCCAAACTGGCCGGCCTGAACGTGCTGCGCTTGCTCAATGAGCCGACCGCTGCTGCGGTGGCGTACGGTCTGGATCAGCAGGCCGAAGGCCTGGTTGCCATTTACGACCTGGGCGGCGGTACGTTCGATATTTCGATTCTGCGCCTGACCGGCGGTGTATTCGAAGTGCTGGCTACCGGTGGCGACAGCGCGTTGGGTGGCGATGACTTCGATCACGCCATTGCTGGCTGGATCATTGAGAGTGCTGGTCTGTCGGCCGACCTCGATCCGGGCGTGCAGCGCAATCTGTTGCAAACCGCGTGTGCGGCCAAAGAAGCCTTGACCAACTCCTCGTCCGTCGAAGTCGCTTATGGCGACTGGAAGGCCGGGCTGACTCGTGAGGCGTTCAATGCGCTGATCGAGCCGATGGTTGCCCGCAGCCTGAAAGCCTGCCGTCGCGCGGTGCGTGATTCCGGCATTGAGCTGGAAGACGTTCACGCGGTGGTCATGGTCGGCGGCTCGACTCGCGTGCCGCGCGTGCGCGAAGCCGTTGCGCAAGCCTTCGGTCGCGAACCGCTGACCGAAATCGACCCGGACCAAGTCGTGGCCATCGGTGCCGCGATCCAGGCCGATACCCTGGCGGGCAACAAGCGTGACGGCGGCGAATTGCTGTTGCTCGATGTGATTCCGTTGTCCCTGGGGCTGGAAACCATGGGTGGCCTGATGGAGAAGGTGATTCCACGTAACACCACCATCCCCGTCGCCCGGGCCCAGGACTTCACCACTTACAAAGATGGCCAGTCGGCCATGGCGATCCACGTATTGCAGGGTGAGCGTGAGTTGATCAGCGACTGCCGGTCCCTGGCGCGCTTCGAATTGCGCGGCATTCCCGCGATGGTGGCCGGCGCGGCGAAGATTCGCGTGACCTTCCAGGTCGACGCCGACGGTCTGCTCAGTGTCTCGGCCCGCGAACTGGGGTCGGGCGTCGAAGCCAGCATTCAGGTCAAGCCGTCCTATGGCCTGACCGACGGCGAAATCGCCAAGATGCTCAAGGATTCGTTCCAGCACGCCAACGACGACAAGGTCGCCCGCGTATTGCGTGAGCAGCAGGTCGATGCCCAGCGCCTGATCGAGGCGGTGCAGGGCGCTCTGGATGTCGATGGCGAACGCTTGCTCGATGCCGAGGAGCGTATGGTCATCGAAATGCAGATGCAGGAACTGACCGAATTGATGAAAGGCACCGATGGCTATGCCATTGAGCAGCAGACCAAGCGTCTGTCGCAAGTGACCGATGCGTTTGCTGCCCGCCGCCTGGACTCGACGGTGAAAGCCGCTCTGGCGGGGCGCAATTTGAATGAAATCGAGGATAACTGA
- the hscB gene encoding co-chaperone HscB, protein MGTPCHFALFELQPSFNLDLDQLATRYRELARGVHPDRFADASEREQRLALEQSASLNEAYQTLKSPPKRARYLLALSGGELPLEVTVHDPEFLLQQMELREELEDLQDSADMAGIATFKRRLKAAQDELNQSFAACWNDAAQRERAERLMRRMQFLDKLTYEVRQLEERLDD, encoded by the coding sequence GTGGGTACTCCTTGTCATTTCGCTTTATTTGAGCTGCAACCGAGTTTCAATCTGGACCTCGATCAGCTGGCTACGCGCTACCGTGAGTTGGCGCGTGGCGTTCATCCGGACCGCTTTGCCGACGCTTCCGAGCGCGAGCAGCGGCTGGCGCTCGAGCAATCCGCGAGCCTCAACGAGGCCTACCAGACGCTCAAAAGCCCCCCCAAGCGCGCGCGATACTTGCTCGCATTGAGTGGTGGCGAGCTGCCGCTGGAGGTCACGGTGCATGATCCGGAGTTTCTTCTGCAGCAGATGGAGTTGCGTGAAGAGCTTGAGGATCTGCAGGACAGCGCCGACATGGCGGGTATTGCCACGTTCAAGCGCCGCCTCAAGGCAGCTCAGGATGAATTGAACCAAAGCTTCGCAGCTTGCTGGAATGATGCGGCGCAACGCGAACGGGCCGAACGCCTGATGCGGCGCATGCAGTTCCTCGACAAGCTCACCTACGAAGTGCGCCAGTTAGAAGAGCGCCTCGACGATTAA
- the iscX gene encoding Fe-S cluster assembly protein IscX, with translation MSLKWVDVLEIAIQLADSKPDVDPRYVNFVDLHQWVLALPEFSDDPTRGGEKVLEAIQAAWIEEAD, from the coding sequence ATGAGCCTGAAATGGGTTGATGTGCTGGAGATCGCGATCCAGTTGGCTGATTCAAAGCCGGATGTGGATCCGCGTTACGTGAATTTCGTCGATCTGCACCAGTGGGTGCTGGCATTGCCGGAGTTCAGTGATGATCCGACCCGCGGTGGCGAGAAGGTACTTGAAGCCATTCAGGCCGCCTGGATCGAAGAAGCAGACTGA
- the trmD gene encoding tRNA (guanosine(37)-N1)-methyltransferase TrmD: MGCGLLNVANLRVEVISLFPEMFSAISEYGITSRAVKQGLLQLTCWNPRDYTTDRHHTVDDRPFGGGPGMVMKIKPLEDALVQAKAAAGEAAKVIYLSPQGRQLTQSAVRELANLDALILIAGRYEGIDERFIDAHVDEEWSIGDYVLSGGELPAMVLIDAVTRLLPGALGHADSAEEDSFTDGLLDCPHYTRPEVYADQRVPDVLLSGNHAHIRRWRLQQSLGRTYERRVDLLESRSLSGEEKKLLEEYIRERDDS; this comes from the coding sequence ATGGGATGCGGACTTCTAAACGTGGCTAACCTGCGCGTAGAAGTGATCAGTTTGTTTCCCGAGATGTTCTCCGCCATCAGCGAGTACGGCATCACCAGTCGGGCGGTGAAACAGGGGTTGTTGCAGCTTACCTGTTGGAATCCGCGGGACTACACGACGGATCGACATCACACTGTGGATGATCGCCCATTTGGCGGTGGTCCGGGCATGGTGATGAAGATCAAGCCCCTGGAAGATGCTCTGGTTCAGGCCAAGGCAGCAGCCGGGGAGGCGGCGAAGGTAATTTACCTGTCCCCCCAAGGCCGTCAACTGACCCAGTCGGCGGTGCGCGAGTTGGCGAATCTGGATGCATTGATCCTGATTGCTGGCCGCTATGAAGGCATTGACGAGCGTTTTATTGATGCTCATGTCGATGAAGAGTGGTCGATTGGCGACTATGTACTGTCTGGCGGCGAGCTGCCGGCGATGGTCCTGATCGATGCGGTTACACGACTGCTGCCTGGAGCTTTAGGGCATGCGGACTCCGCCGAGGAAGATTCCTTTACGGATGGTTTGCTGGATTGCCCGCACTACACCCGACCGGAGGTGTATGCGGATCAGCGTGTTCCCGACGTATTGCTAAGTGGCAATCACGCGCACATCCGGCGTTGGCGTTTACAGCAGTCCCTTGGTCGGACCTATGAACGACGCGTCGATCTTCTGGAAAGCCGCTCGCTTTCTGGAGAAGAGAAGAAGCTGCTCGAGGAATACATCCGCGAGCGGGACGATAGTTAA
- the suhB gene encoding inositol-phosphate phosphatase, with the protein MQPMLNIALRAARSASELIFRSIERLDTIKVDEKDAKDYVSEVDRAAEQKIIDALRKAYPNHSILGEETGMHAGTGIEGEEYLWIIDPLDGTTNFLRGIPHFAVSIACKYRGRLEHAVVLDPVRQEEFTASRGRGAQLNGRRLRVSGRTSLDGALLGTGFPFRDDQMDNLDNYLGMFRALVGQTAGIRRAGSASLDLAYVAAGRFDAFWESGLSEWDMAAGALLIQEAGGLVSDFTGGHDFLEKGHVVAGNTKCFKAVLTAIQPHLPASLKR; encoded by the coding sequence ATGCAGCCCATGCTGAATATCGCGCTGCGCGCCGCCCGCAGCGCCAGTGAATTGATCTTCCGCTCCATCGAGCGCCTGGATACCATCAAGGTCGACGAAAAAGACGCCAAGGATTACGTATCCGAGGTGGATCGCGCCGCCGAACAGAAAATCATCGACGCACTGCGCAAGGCCTACCCGAACCACTCGATTCTGGGTGAAGAAACCGGTATGCACGCCGGCACCGGCATCGAAGGCGAGGAATACCTGTGGATCATCGACCCACTGGACGGCACCACCAACTTCCTGCGCGGCATCCCCCACTTCGCTGTCAGCATCGCCTGCAAATACCGCGGACGCCTGGAACACGCCGTTGTACTGGACCCTGTTCGCCAGGAAGAATTCACCGCCAGCCGTGGTCGCGGCGCTCAACTGAACGGTCGTCGCCTGCGCGTCAGCGGCCGCACCAGCCTGGACGGCGCCCTGCTGGGTACCGGCTTCCCGTTCCGTGACGACCAGATGGACAACCTCGACAACTACCTGGGCATGTTCCGCGCCCTGGTTGGCCAGACCGCCGGCATCCGCCGCGCCGGCTCGGCAAGCCTGGACCTGGCCTACGTAGCTGCCGGCCGTTTCGACGCTTTCTGGGAATCAGGCCTGTCCGAGTGGGACATGGCTGCAGGCGCCCTGCTGATCCAGGAAGCCGGCGGCCTGGTGAGCGACTTCACTGGCGGTCACGACTTCCTGGAAAAAGGCCACGTCGTTGCCGGCAACACCAAGTGCTTCAAGGCAGTACTGACGGCGATCCAGCCGCACCTGCCGGCTTCGCTGAAGCGCTAA
- the iscA gene encoding iron-sulfur cluster assembly protein IscA has translation MAISMTEAAAQHVRRSLNGRGKGDGIRLGVRTTGCSGLAYVLEFVDEVGADDQVFESHGEKVIIDPKSLAYLDGTELDFVKEGLNEGFKFNNPNVRGECGCGESFNI, from the coding sequence ATGGCTATCAGCATGACAGAAGCGGCTGCTCAACACGTGCGACGCTCCCTCAACGGGCGCGGCAAGGGTGATGGGATTCGTCTGGGTGTTCGCACCACGGGCTGTTCCGGCCTTGCCTATGTGCTGGAGTTTGTCGACGAGGTGGGCGCGGACGATCAGGTGTTCGAAAGTCACGGCGAGAAGGTGATCATCGACCCGAAAAGCCTGGCGTACCTTGACGGCACCGAGCTTGATTTCGTCAAGGAAGGGTTGAACGAAGGCTTCAAGTTCAACAACCCCAACGTACGCGGTGAATGTGGCTGCGGCGAAAGCTTCAACATCTGA
- the trmJ gene encoding tRNA (cytosine(32)/uridine(32)-2'-O)-methyltransferase TrmJ, with product MLQNIRVVLVNTSHPGNIGGAARAMKNMGLSRLVLVEPRLFPHHEADARASGAGDILENAQVVATLEDALIGCNLVLGTSARDRRIPWPLLDPRECGVRVVEEAGQGAEIALVFGREDSGLTNEELQRCHYHVHIPSDPEFSSLNLGAAVQVLSYEVRMSWLAAQGQPSKVEKEEVASTKSGELATMDELERFYEHLEQTLVAIEFLDPEKPRHLMARLRRLYGRSSVSRAEMNILRGILTETQKAARGELLKRKD from the coding sequence TTGCTGCAAAACATTCGTGTCGTCCTGGTCAATACCAGCCATCCCGGAAATATCGGCGGTGCTGCGCGTGCCATGAAGAACATGGGCCTGTCGCGACTGGTGCTGGTCGAGCCGCGGTTGTTCCCGCACCACGAGGCCGATGCACGTGCGTCCGGCGCCGGGGACATCCTTGAAAACGCGCAAGTCGTCGCCACCTTGGAAGATGCCTTGATCGGCTGCAATCTGGTGCTGGGTACCAGCGCTCGTGATCGTCGCATTCCCTGGCCGTTGCTCGATCCCCGTGAGTGCGGTGTAAGGGTGGTCGAGGAGGCGGGGCAGGGTGCCGAGATCGCATTGGTGTTCGGTCGTGAAGATTCCGGCCTGACCAACGAAGAGCTGCAGCGATGTCATTATCACGTGCACATCCCATCAGACCCTGAGTTCAGTTCGCTGAACCTCGGGGCGGCGGTGCAGGTGTTGAGCTATGAGGTGCGTATGTCCTGGCTGGCGGCCCAAGGTCAGCCGAGCAAGGTCGAGAAGGAAGAAGTCGCATCCACCAAGAGTGGTGAGCTGGCGACCATGGATGAGCTGGAGCGATTCTATGAGCACCTGGAGCAAACCCTGGTGGCCATCGAATTCCTCGACCCGGAAAAACCACGGCACTTGATGGCGCGCCTGCGCCGGTTGTACGGACGCAGCTCGGTCAGCCGGGCGGAAATGAATATATTGCGTGGCATTCTCACGGAAACCCAGAAGGCGGCCCGTGGCGAGCTTCTAAAGCGGAAGGATTAA
- the cysE gene encoding serine O-acetyltransferase, with translation MFERLREDIQSVFHRDPAARNAFEVLTCYPGMHAIWIHRLSSVLWRAELKWLARLVSNFGRWLTGIEIHPGAKVGRRFFIDHGMGIVIGETAEIGNDVTLYQGVTLGGTSWNKGKRHPTLEDGVVVGAGAKVLGPFTVGAGAKVGSNAVVTKAVPPGATVVGIPGRIIVKSDDEQDAKRKAMAEKIGFDAYGVGEDMPDPVARAIGQLLDHLQAVDGRLEGMCGALKDLGSNYCAKDLPELREEDFACVKGKDESKAS, from the coding sequence ATGTTCGAGCGTTTGCGTGAAGATATCCAAAGTGTTTTTCATCGTGACCCGGCGGCGCGTAATGCTTTTGAAGTCCTGACCTGCTATCCGGGCATGCATGCCATCTGGATCCATCGCCTGTCGTCGGTCCTGTGGCGCGCAGAGCTGAAATGGCTGGCGCGGTTGGTGTCGAACTTCGGTCGCTGGTTGACCGGAATCGAGATTCATCCGGGCGCCAAGGTCGGTCGTCGCTTCTTTATCGACCATGGCATGGGTATCGTTATTGGTGAGACCGCCGAGATCGGCAACGACGTCACTCTTTATCAGGGCGTGACCCTCGGTGGCACCAGCTGGAACAAGGGCAAGCGTCACCCGACTCTGGAGGATGGTGTGGTGGTTGGTGCGGGCGCCAAGGTGCTCGGCCCATTCACTGTCGGTGCCGGGGCCAAGGTGGGTTCCAATGCCGTGGTCACCAAGGCGGTTCCGCCGGGTGCGACAGTGGTGGGGATTCCGGGGCGGATTATCGTCAAGTCTGATGATGAGCAGGATGCCAAGCGCAAGGCTATGGCCGAGAAGATCGGTTTCGATGCCTACGGCGTCGGCGAAGACATGCCGGACCCGGTGGCGCGGGCGATCGGTCAACTGCTCGATCACTTGCAGGCGGTCGATGGGCGTTTGGAGGGTATGTGCGGTGCACTGAAGGATCTGGGCAGTAATTACTGTGCCAAGGATTTGCCTGAGCTGCGCGAAGAAGACTTCGCCTGTGTGAAGGGCAAGGATGAAAGCAAGGCCAGCTGA
- a CDS encoding IscS subfamily cysteine desulfurase: MKLPIYLDYSATTPVDPRVAQKMSECLLVDGNFGNPASRSHVFGWKAEESVENARRQVADLVNADPREIVWTSGATESDNLAIKGAAHFYSTKGKHLITTKIEHKAVLDTMRQLEREGFEVTYLDPREDGLVTPEMVEAALRDDTILVSIMHVNNEIGTINDIAAIGELTRSKGILFHVDAAQSTGKVEIDLSKLKVDLMSFSAHKTYGPKGIGALYVSRKPRVRIEATMHGGGHERGMRSGTLATHQIVGMGEAFRVAKEDMAAENVRIKALSERFFKQVEGLEELYVNGNMTARVPHNLNLSFNYVEGESLIMALKDLAVSSGSACTSASLEPSYVLRALGRNDELAHSSIRFTFGRFTTEEEIDYAAQKVCEAVTKLRTLSPLWDMYKDGVDISKIEWAAH; this comes from the coding sequence ATGAAATTGCCGATTTACCTTGATTACTCTGCGACCACCCCGGTTGATCCGCGTGTCGCGCAAAAGATGAGTGAATGCCTGCTGGTCGACGGAAACTTCGGTAACCCGGCGTCCCGTTCCCACGTGTTCGGCTGGAAAGCCGAAGAGTCCGTCGAAAACGCTCGCCGTCAGGTCGCTGACCTGGTTAACGCCGACCCACGCGAAATCGTCTGGACCTCCGGCGCCACTGAGTCCGACAACCTGGCAATCAAGGGTGCGGCGCATTTCTACTCCACCAAAGGCAAACACCTGATCACCACCAAGATTGAGCACAAGGCTGTCCTCGACACCATGCGCCAACTGGAGCGTGAAGGTTTCGAAGTGACCTACCTCGATCCTCGGGAAGATGGTCTGGTCACCCCGGAGATGGTCGAAGCTGCCCTGCGTGACGACACCATTCTCGTGTCGATCATGCATGTGAACAACGAAATCGGCACCATCAACGACATCGCAGCCATTGGTGAGCTGACCCGTTCCAAGGGCATCCTGTTCCACGTCGACGCCGCTCAGTCCACCGGCAAGGTCGAGATCGACCTGTCGAAGCTGAAAGTCGACCTGATGTCGTTCTCCGCCCACAAAACCTACGGCCCTAAAGGCATCGGCGCGTTGTACGTCAGCCGCAAACCGCGTGTTCGTATCGAAGCGACCATGCACGGCGGCGGTCACGAGCGTGGCATGCGTTCCGGCACCCTGGCGACCCACCAGATTGTCGGCATGGGCGAAGCGTTCCGTGTAGCCAAGGAAGACATGGCTGCCGAGAACGTACGTATCAAAGCCCTGAGCGAGCGTTTCTTCAAGCAGGTCGAAGGCTTGGAAGAGTTGTACGTCAACGGCAACATGACCGCCCGCGTACCGCACAACCTGAACCTGAGCTTCAACTACGTCGAAGGCGAGTCGCTGATCATGGCGCTCAAGGATCTGGCGGTTTCGTCGGGTTCGGCCTGCACCTCGGCATCGCTTGAGCCTTCGTACGTGCTGCGCGCCCTGGGCCGCAACGACGAACTGGCACACAGCTCGATTCGCTTCACCTTCGGCCGTTTCACCACCGAAGAAGAAATCGACTACGCCGCGCAGAAAGTCTGCGAGGCCGTCACCAAGCTGCGCACTCTGTCGCCGCTGTGGGACATGTACAAAGACGGCGTCGACATTTCGAAAATCGAGTGGGCGGCACACTGA
- the fdx gene encoding ISC system 2Fe-2S type ferredoxin, which yields MPQVIFLPHEKFCPEGMVVEAEPGISILELAHEHHIEMESACGGVCACTTCHCIIREGFDSLEEADELEEDYLDKAWGLEAQSRLACQAKVGTEDLTVEIPKYSLNHAAEAPH from the coding sequence ATGCCGCAGGTCATTTTTCTGCCACACGAGAAGTTCTGCCCGGAAGGCATGGTTGTGGAGGCTGAGCCAGGCATATCCATTCTCGAGCTGGCCCATGAACACCATATCGAGATGGAAAGCGCCTGTGGCGGCGTCTGCGCGTGCACCACTTGTCACTGCATCATTCGTGAGGGGTTTGACTCGCTGGAAGAGGCTGATGAGTTGGAGGAAGACTATCTTGATAAGGCTTGGGGGCTGGAGGCCCAGTCACGTCTGGCCTGTCAGGCAAAAGTCGGGACTGAAGACCTGACCGTCGAAATTCCGAAATACTCGCTCAACCATGCAGCCGAAGCGCCGCACTGA
- the ndk gene encoding nucleoside-diphosphate kinase, with protein sequence MAVQRTFSIIKPDAVAKNVIGEITTRFEKAGLRVVASKLKQLSKAEAEGFYAEHSARGFFNDLVAFMISGPVVVQVLEGENAIALNRELMGATNPKEAAPGTIRADFADSIDANAVHGSDSEAAAAREISYFFAATEVTTR encoded by the coding sequence ATGGCTGTTCAACGTACTTTCTCCATCATCAAGCCTGACGCTGTTGCTAAAAACGTCATCGGCGAGATCACCACTCGTTTCGAAAAAGCAGGCCTGCGCGTTGTAGCTTCGAAACTGAAGCAACTGTCCAAAGCCGAAGCTGAAGGCTTCTACGCTGAGCACAGCGCTCGTGGTTTCTTCAACGACCTGGTTGCTTTCATGATTTCCGGTCCGGTTGTCGTTCAGGTTCTGGAAGGCGAAAACGCTATCGCTCTGAACCGTGAGCTGATGGGCGCTACCAACCCTAAAGAAGCTGCTCCAGGCACCATCCGCGCTGACTTCGCTGATTCCATCGACGCTAACGCCGTACACGGTTCGGACTCCGAAGCCGCTGCTGCTCGTGAAATCTCGTACTTCTTCGCAGCTACTGAAGTAACCACTCGCTAA
- the iscR gene encoding Fe-S cluster assembly transcriptional regulator IscR, with translation MRLTTKGRYAVTAMLDLALHAQHGPVSLADISERQGISLSYLEQLFAKLRRSNLVSSVRGPGGGYQLSRDMQGIQVAQVIDAVNESVDATKCQGQGDCHSGDTCLTHHLWCDLSLQIHEFLSGISLADLVTRREVQEVAQRQDQRRCNSKAPRLDKIEASAVE, from the coding sequence ATGCGACTGACTACAAAAGGCCGATACGCCGTGACCGCCATGCTTGACCTGGCGTTGCACGCGCAGCACGGGCCGGTGTCCCTGGCCGATATCTCCGAGCGCCAAGGCATCTCCCTGTCCTACCTCGAGCAGCTTTTCGCCAAATTGCGCCGTAGCAATCTGGTGTCCAGTGTTCGCGGTCCGGGCGGTGGCTACCAACTGTCCCGCGACATGCAGGGCATCCAGGTCGCCCAGGTGATCGATGCGGTAAACGAATCGGTCGATGCGACCAAATGCCAGGGCCAGGGTGACTGCCATTCCGGCGACACTTGTCTGACTCACCACTTGTGGTGCGATCTGAGCCTGCAGATTCACGAATTTCTGAGCGGTATCAGCTTGGCTGACCTTGTCACTCGCCGTGAGGTACAAGAAGTAGCCCAGCGTCAGGACCAGCGCCGTTGCAACAGCAAGGCGCCACGCCTGGACAAGATTGAAGCGTCCGCCGTCGAATGA
- the rplS gene encoding 50S ribosomal protein L19 has protein sequence MTNKIILALEAEQMTKEIPTFAPGDTIVVQVKVKEGDRSRLQAFEGVVIAKRNRGVNSAFTVRKISNGVGVERTFQTYSPQIDSMAVKRRGDVRKAKLYYLRDLSGKAARIKEKLA, from the coding sequence ATGACTAACAAAATCATCCTTGCACTCGAAGCAGAGCAGATGACCAAAGAGATCCCTACCTTTGCCCCGGGCGACACCATTGTCGTTCAGGTGAAAGTGAAGGAAGGCGATCGTTCGCGTCTGCAAGCGTTCGAAGGCGTAGTTATCGCCAAGCGTAACCGCGGCGTAAACAGTGCTTTCACCGTTCGTAAAATCTCCAACGGTGTTGGCGTAGAACGTACTTTCCAGACCTACAGCCCGCAAATCGACAGCATGGCTGTTAAGCGTCGCGGTGACGTGCGTAAAGCCAAGCTGTACTACCTGCGTGACCTGTCCGGTAAAGCAGCTCGCATCAAGGAAAAACTGGCTTAA